A single Methylobacterium sp. 17Sr1-1 DNA region contains:
- a CDS encoding MucR family transcriptional regulator: MNDNADALPHDVTLTADIVSAYVANNSVTAHDLPTLIASTHAALTRLGAPAEPEPVKLEPPVPIRRTVTPDHIISLEDGRPYKTLKRHLAGRGLTPEQYRQKWGLPPTYPMVAERYAAQRSELAKNSGLGQSRARAAAASASRDATVSNKPARRRKASASE; the protein is encoded by the coding sequence ATGAACGATAATGCCGACGCCCTCCCGCATGATGTCACGCTTACCGCCGACATCGTGTCCGCTTACGTGGCCAACAACAGCGTGACGGCCCACGATCTGCCGACGCTCATCGCATCGACGCACGCGGCACTGACACGGCTCGGAGCACCGGCTGAACCCGAGCCCGTGAAGCTTGAGCCACCGGTACCGATCCGGAGGACTGTCACTCCCGACCACATCATCAGCCTCGAGGACGGGCGACCCTATAAGACGCTCAAGCGCCACCTCGCCGGCCGCGGGCTCACCCCTGAGCAGTACCGTCAGAAGTGGGGCCTACCGCCGACATACCCCATGGTCGCCGAGCGGTACGCGGCGCAGCGCTCCGAGCTCGCCAAGAACTCGGGCCTCGGCCAGTCGCGCGCCCGAGCCGCAGCCGCCAGTGCCTCGCGCGACGCTACGGTCAGCAACAAGCCAGCCCGACGGCGCAAGGCCAGCGCGAGCGAGTAG
- a CDS encoding IS630 family transposase has protein sequence MAQTVCVIPSAADLADLSAIVADRARPLKHIQRARIVLLSAERLSVLDVAQQAGVSRPAVWRWQQRYAEEGVEGLLRDKTRPPGKPPHSTDTVAEVLALTCSEPPGEVTHWTGRALAQAVGISLRSVQRIWDAHRLQPHRVRSFKRSNDPAFAEKVEDIVGLYMDPPRHAVVLSLDEKSQIQALERTRPSRSLMPGRPETQTHDYVRHGTTTLFAALNVLEGTVIGRCMQRHRHDEFLRFLNTIEAAVPAGKLIHVILDNYATHKHPKVRAWLARHPRWIFHFTPTSASWMNAVEGFFSALTRRRLKRGSFSGIVDLQAAINRYIAEHNDRPKPFVWTKPATAILDAVNGKAALSE, from the coding sequence ATGGCTCAGACTGTCTGCGTGATCCCCAGCGCCGCCGACTTGGCGGACCTGTCCGCCATCGTCGCCGATCGGGCGCGGCCCCTCAAGCATATTCAGCGCGCCCGCATCGTCCTGCTCTCGGCCGAACGCCTCTCCGTCCTCGACGTCGCCCAGCAGGCCGGCGTCAGCCGACCCGCGGTGTGGCGCTGGCAACAGCGCTACGCCGAAGAAGGCGTCGAGGGACTGTTGCGCGACAAGACCCGTCCGCCCGGCAAGCCGCCCCACTCCACCGACACCGTCGCCGAGGTGCTGGCGCTGACCTGCTCCGAGCCGCCCGGTGAGGTCACCCACTGGACCGGCCGCGCCCTGGCGCAAGCCGTCGGGATCTCGCTGCGGTCCGTCCAGCGTATCTGGGATGCCCATCGCCTCCAGCCGCATCGGGTGCGCAGCTTCAAGCGCTCGAACGATCCGGCCTTCGCCGAGAAGGTCGAGGACATCGTCGGCCTGTACATGGACCCGCCGCGCCACGCCGTCGTGCTCTCGCTCGACGAGAAGAGCCAGATCCAGGCCCTGGAGCGCACCCGTCCGAGCCGATCGCTCATGCCAGGTCGCCCCGAGACCCAGACCCACGACTACGTCCGTCACGGCACTACGACGCTGTTTGCCGCGCTCAACGTGCTGGAGGGTACCGTGATCGGCCGCTGCATGCAGCGTCACCGCCACGACGAGTTCCTGCGCTTCCTCAACACCATCGAGGCCGCGGTGCCGGCCGGCAAACTGATCCATGTGATCCTGGACAACTATGCCACCCACAAGCACCCGAAGGTGCGAGCCTGGCTGGCCCGGCATCCGCGCTGGATCTTCCACTTCACCCCGACCTCGGCCTCGTGGATGAACGCGGTCGAGGGCTTCTTCTCCGCCCTGACCCGGCGAAGGCTGAAACGGGGCAGCTTCAGCGGGATCGTCGACCTGCAAGCAGCGATCAACCGCTACATCGCCGAGCACAACGACAGGCCGAAGCCCTTCGTCTGGACCAAGCCGGCCACGGCCATCCTCGATGCCGTCAATGGCAAAGCTGCACTATCCGAATGA
- a CDS encoding ion channel gives MTRLRATRRRPLKFRRSVVRDLQNRIRFAVVGLLVLIGLHVVSMIAFEHLALGEAIWLTFTTITTTGYGDFSAKTTAGRASTIVLIYLSGIFLLTQAGSAFFEFRILRRDRKRRGEWRWNMRDHIVFVNAPADEPGDYLRRLLDQLHRSHANYATVPSLILTEAFADGLPPDLEDDPLIVQLKGRFDDPAALEAAGVDHAQVLVILAEHEGDRLSDSRTFDIIHRLRERGITARIVAECVDDLNRERLKKAGASAIVRPLRGYPEMIVRAIVAPGTEWVIERLFSSEGDECLRFDVQFSGLAWERVVQAVLGANYGIPIGYADGEGNPHSNPAPNTAIDATALFILVGERQATTDLALRKLISAITP, from the coding sequence ATGACACGTCTCAGGGCCACTCGACGGAGGCCGCTCAAGTTTCGGCGCAGCGTCGTCCGCGACCTGCAGAACCGCATCCGCTTCGCCGTTGTCGGCCTACTCGTACTGATTGGCCTTCATGTCGTCTCCATGATTGCCTTCGAGCATCTGGCGCTCGGCGAGGCGATCTGGCTGACATTCACCACGATTACGACGACGGGCTATGGCGACTTCTCAGCTAAGACCACAGCAGGGCGCGCCTCCACCATCGTGCTGATTTATCTCAGTGGCATCTTCCTGCTGACCCAGGCCGGAAGCGCCTTCTTCGAGTTCAGGATCCTGCGGCGCGATCGCAAGCGGCGCGGCGAGTGGAGGTGGAACATGCGCGATCACATCGTTTTCGTGAACGCTCCTGCGGACGAGCCAGGCGATTACCTGCGGCGCTTGCTCGACCAGTTGCACCGTTCGCATGCCAACTACGCGACCGTCCCCTCTCTGATCCTAACGGAGGCGTTCGCCGATGGCCTTCCTCCGGACCTCGAAGACGATCCCTTGATTGTGCAGCTGAAGGGACGATTCGATGATCCGGCAGCGCTAGAGGCGGCCGGCGTCGACCATGCCCAGGTACTCGTCATCCTCGCAGAGCACGAAGGGGACCGGCTGTCCGACAGCCGCACCTTCGACATTATCCATCGGCTCCGGGAGCGCGGGATCACAGCACGGATTGTCGCGGAATGTGTCGATGATCTCAACCGCGAGCGATTAAAGAAGGCCGGCGCGTCGGCAATCGTGCGCCCCCTGCGCGGCTATCCTGAAATGATCGTCCGCGCGATCGTTGCCCCTGGCACTGAATGGGTCATTGAGCGCCTTTTCTCCAGCGAAGGGGACGAGTGCTTACGGTTCGATGTGCAATTCAGTGGCCTTGCGTGGGAGCGTGTCGTGCAGGCGGTGCTCGGCGCTAATTACGGCATCCCTATCGGCTACGCTGACGGGGAGGGCAATCCACATAGCAATCCCGCTCCGAATACCGCGATCGATGCGACGGCGCTTTTCATCCTAGTTGGAGAACGTCAAGCAACTACCGATCTCGCTCTGCGCAAATTAATTTCGGCAATCACACCGTAG
- the wrbA gene encoding NAD(P)H:quinone oxidoreductase, with protein MVEPQIRMLVVFYSRTGSVEALAVAAGEAARAAGAEVRLRRAREVASDEDMAKVEGWREEADRQNALYPEPTHEDAEWADAILFGTPSYFGAPATELKNFLDRLGPQWKRGTLSGKVGGAFAAASWPHGGSEVVTLALYAPMAHLGMVILPTGYTDEAMLEAGSPYGASTIVGAKKGKPRQEDLNAARHQGRHTVAIARALVVADEMPSRTKAKTS; from the coding sequence ATGGTCGAACCTCAGATTCGTATGCTGGTCGTCTTCTATTCCCGTACAGGCTCCGTCGAGGCCTTGGCGGTAGCTGCTGGGGAAGCAGCGCGTGCAGCTGGTGCCGAGGTGCGCTTGCGGCGCGCGCGTGAGGTCGCATCCGACGAGGACATGGCCAAGGTCGAGGGGTGGCGTGAGGAGGCTGACCGCCAGAACGCCCTCTACCCGGAGCCGACGCACGAGGATGCAGAGTGGGCCGACGCGATCCTGTTCGGCACCCCATCCTACTTCGGGGCGCCGGCGACCGAGCTGAAGAACTTCCTCGACCGCCTTGGCCCCCAGTGGAAGCGCGGCACCCTATCGGGCAAGGTCGGAGGGGCGTTCGCCGCTGCATCCTGGCCGCATGGTGGCTCGGAGGTGGTGACGCTGGCCCTCTACGCTCCAATGGCGCACCTCGGCATGGTGATCCTGCCGACGGGCTACACCGACGAGGCCATGCTGGAGGCGGGCTCGCCCTATGGCGCCTCGACGATCGTCGGCGCCAAGAAAGGGAAGCCGCGGCAGGAAGACCTCAATGCTGCGCGTCACCAAGGGCGACACACTGTTGCGATCGCGCGAGCCCTTGTCGTCGCCGATGAGATGCCGAGCCGCACGAAGGCCAAAACGTCATAG
- a CDS encoding DUF892 family protein, translated as MTSDINSIYVTALRNTRALEKQGLEQMERQVSGLENYPEYAAVLRAHIPTTKSQLARLDAALSAVGESASSLKETVAGIVGTVGAAVHAVAGDETLKNLYAGYAYQYDQIAAYRSLIVIAEAAGQGAQASGFRTSIEEEKKAAEAIDRLIEPVTKTYLSRETSGQKADS; from the coding sequence ATGACTTCCGACATCAACAGCATCTACGTGACCGCTCTGCGTAACACCCGCGCTCTGGAGAAGCAGGGACTTGAGCAGATGGAGCGGCAGGTATCAGGGCTCGAGAACTATCCCGAGTACGCGGCCGTCTTGAGAGCACACATTCCGACGACCAAGAGCCAACTCGCTCGTCTCGACGCTGCCCTGAGCGCTGTCGGTGAAAGTGCCTCCTCTCTCAAGGAGACTGTCGCTGGTATCGTTGGCACGGTCGGTGCCGCCGTTCATGCAGTGGCGGGCGACGAGACGCTGAAGAACCTCTATGCTGGCTATGCCTACCAATACGACCAAATCGCTGCCTACCGCTCCCTGATCGTGATTGCAGAAGCCGCTGGCCAGGGTGCGCAGGCTTCCGGCTTTCGGACCTCGATCGAGGAGGAGAAGAAGGCGGCGGAGGCGATCGATCGTCTCATCGAGCCGGTCACGAAGACCTATCTCAGCCGCGAAACCAGCGGCCAGAAGGCTGATAGCTAA
- a CDS encoding Y-family DNA polymerase gives MSRAIALIDGNSFYCSCERVFDPKLTGVPVIVLSNNDGCAIARTAEAKALGIRMGEPFFKIRDLCRQKNVRVFSSNYALYGDMSARANTVYRQFALDVEIYSIDESFLDLSDVRERDRVALARDLRSTVRQWTGLPTCVGIGPTKTLAKLANHIAKTVPELGGVCDLSDEVERAAWMVGISVGEVWGIGRASLARLEAMGVDTVADLRDLDPRPARQSLTVVGERIIHELRGRACLPLEIVPARRKGCAVTRSFSARITERAVLEQAVAAHATRLGEKLRRDGLAVSAVTVFYHTSEHDRGDPMRSISKVVHLPEATNDTRHLIDAAIRGVAMTWREQGPTPWRYSKAGLVTTDLVPLDEAPRPLFDAHDRQRSGKLMAAMDACNSRFGRGAVVPARAGLVEKRTWSTKFEMRSPRYTTRLHEIPAVSAIGEAAIRRPAS, from the coding sequence ATGAGCCGCGCCATCGCGCTTATCGACGGCAACTCCTTCTACTGCTCCTGCGAGCGCGTGTTCGACCCGAAGCTTACCGGCGTGCCGGTGATCGTGCTCTCCAACAACGACGGCTGCGCTATCGCCCGCACCGCCGAGGCCAAGGCGCTCGGGATCCGCATGGGCGAGCCATTCTTCAAAATCCGCGACCTGTGCCGCCAGAAGAACGTGCGGGTGTTCTCCTCGAACTATGCCCTCTACGGGGACATGAGCGCCCGGGCGAACACGGTCTATCGGCAGTTCGCGCTAGACGTGGAGATCTACTCCATCGACGAGAGCTTCCTGGACCTGTCCGACGTCCGCGAGCGCGACCGGGTGGCTTTGGCGCGCGACCTGCGCTCGACCGTCCGGCAGTGGACCGGCCTACCCACCTGCGTCGGGATCGGACCGACGAAGACCCTCGCGAAGCTCGCCAACCACATCGCCAAGACCGTGCCCGAGCTCGGGGGTGTGTGCGACCTGTCCGACGAGGTGGAGCGCGCTGCCTGGATGGTCGGGATCTCGGTCGGCGAAGTCTGGGGCATCGGGCGTGCCTCGCTCGCCCGCCTGGAGGCCATGGGCGTCGACACGGTAGCAGACCTGCGCGACCTCGATCCCCGGCCGGCGCGCCAGTCGCTGACGGTGGTGGGCGAGCGCATCATCCACGAGCTGCGCGGTCGGGCCTGCCTGCCGCTCGAGATCGTGCCGGCCCGGCGCAAGGGCTGCGCGGTGACGCGCTCGTTCTCGGCGCGGATCACCGAGCGAGCGGTGCTCGAGCAGGCTGTGGCGGCGCACGCGACAAGGCTCGGCGAGAAGCTGCGGCGCGACGGGCTCGCCGTCTCGGCCGTCACCGTCTTCTATCACACGAGTGAGCACGACCGGGGCGACCCGATGCGCTCAATCTCGAAGGTGGTGCACCTGCCTGAGGCGACGAACGACACACGCCACCTGATCGACGCTGCAATCCGCGGCGTGGCGATGACCTGGCGGGAGCAGGGTCCGACGCCCTGGCGCTACAGCAAGGCCGGGCTGGTGACGACCGACCTCGTGCCGCTCGACGAGGCGCCCCGCCCGCTGTTCGATGCCCATGATCGGCAGAGGTCCGGGAAGCTGATGGCGGCGATGGACGCCTGCAACAGCCGGTTCGGACGCGGCGCCGTGGTGCCCGCGCGGGCGGGGTTGGTCGAGAAGCGCACCTGGTCGACGAAGTTCGAGATGCGCTCGCCGCGCTACACCACCAGGCTTCACGAGATCCCGGCGGTGAGCGCGATCGGTGAAGCGGCCATTAGGCGGCCAGCGTCTTAG
- a CDS encoding S24 family peptidase translates to MLPTLCAGFPSPAEDFIEGALELPRWLVPNPPATFIWRVRGWCMKGAGIHDEDLAVVDRSLSPTSGAVVVAVVGGEMSLKRLVMTGNRLALTFDNPEMDEEFAVEDLEEGLLWGVLLFSVRWHHVKARASLVR, encoded by the coding sequence ATGCTCCCCACCCTGTGCGCCGGCTTTCCGTCGCCTGCCGAGGACTTCATCGAGGGCGCGCTGGAACTGCCGCGCTGGCTCGTCCCGAACCCGCCCGCCACCTTCATCTGGCGCGTCCGCGGCTGGTGCATGAAGGGTGCCGGGATCCACGACGAGGACTTAGCCGTAGTCGATCGCTCGCTCTCGCCCACCTCCGGCGCCGTCGTGGTCGCGGTGGTCGGCGGCGAGATGAGCCTGAAGCGCCTGGTGATGACCGGCAACCGCCTGGCCCTCACGTTCGACAACCCGGAGATGGACGAAGAATTCGCCGTCGAGGATCTGGAGGAAGGCCTGCTCTGGGGCGTGCTGCTGTTCTCGGTGCGCTGGCACCACGTGAAGGCCCGCGCGAGCCTCGTGCGATGA